Proteins from a genomic interval of Streptomyces fodineus:
- a CDS encoding type II secretion system F family protein yields MSLTLPIVVGVVFGLGVYALIRALMPTRRSAVAQVARIDALRARGTAYESARQTKDAQGRFGALRARIGARVSEFYLQQGWEQRSLRADLAVLERSWEHFLATKVLLAVTGLIFGPFLFAVVWTMGFGSSPVIPVWLALACAALFFVLPDLEVRRDAADKRRDLRRVIGAYLDLVSMSLAGGRGLPEALMAAAEVSDGWANQRIRNALADARITGYSQWQALGMLGEELGVEELKDLSASLALVADDGAKVRESLASRAETMRHRELAEIEGSAGEKSQSMLVAQLLLCAGFLVFLIFPAAMRVFQV; encoded by the coding sequence ATGAGTCTCACGCTGCCGATCGTCGTCGGCGTCGTTTTCGGTCTGGGCGTCTACGCACTGATCCGTGCTCTGATGCCCACCAGGCGCAGCGCGGTCGCCCAGGTCGCGCGGATCGACGCGCTGCGGGCACGCGGAACGGCGTACGAGTCCGCGCGCCAGACGAAGGACGCCCAGGGCCGGTTCGGCGCGCTGCGCGCCCGCATCGGTGCCCGAGTGTCGGAGTTCTACCTCCAGCAGGGCTGGGAACAGCGCTCGCTCCGCGCCGACCTGGCCGTCCTGGAACGGAGCTGGGAGCATTTCCTCGCGACCAAGGTGCTGCTGGCGGTGACCGGTCTGATCTTCGGGCCGTTCCTGTTCGCCGTGGTCTGGACGATGGGCTTCGGCTCCAGTCCGGTCATCCCGGTCTGGCTGGCCCTGGCCTGCGCGGCACTGTTCTTCGTCCTGCCCGATCTGGAGGTACGGCGGGACGCGGCCGACAAGCGCCGGGACCTGCGCCGGGTCATCGGGGCGTACCTGGACCTGGTGTCGATGAGCCTGGCCGGCGGCCGCGGTCTGCCGGAGGCGCTGATGGCGGCGGCCGAGGTCTCCGACGGCTGGGCCAACCAGCGCATCCGCAATGCCCTGGCCGACGCCCGGATCACCGGGTACAGCCAGTGGCAGGCACTCGGCATGCTCGGCGAGGAACTGGGCGTGGAGGAGCTGAAGGACCTGTCGGCGTCGCTGGCCCTCGTCGCGGACGACGGTGCCAAGGTGCGGGAGTCCCTCGCCTCCCGCGCCGAGACCATGCGGCATCGCGAACTCGCGGAGATCGAGGGCAGCGCGGGCGAGAAGTCCCAGTCGATGCTCGTGGCCCAGCTGCTGCTGTGCGCCGGGTTCCTGGTGTTTCTGATCTTCCCGGCGGCGATGCGGGTGTTCCAGGTGTGA
- a CDS encoding type II secretion system F family protein, with the protein MDFGALGALFSTTVLYSVGSGVTVGGGLALLLIAVRGLPAKPQHEKQRANERAAELIRFAGRRGTLAGVIGLVVLLLTRWAVAGIAAGVLVFFWDRLFGGAAQERTAMRRVEALASWTESLRDTIAGAVGLEQAIPASARAAAPVLRPHLDALVDRLRARTPLPEALQVLADEIDDASADIIVAALILNARLRGPGLRQVLGALAKSAREEVDMRQRVMAQRASTRRSVQIVVAVSVAFVLGLAVFNRDFVAPYGTPVGQLVLSLVCALFALGFWWLRKLSVIETPERFLVRDESAVLFVRPRTPAAQEEGVGG; encoded by the coding sequence ATGGACTTCGGTGCACTCGGCGCCCTGTTCTCGACCACGGTCCTGTACTCCGTCGGCAGCGGCGTCACCGTCGGCGGCGGTCTCGCGCTGCTGCTCATCGCGGTCCGCGGCCTGCCCGCGAAGCCCCAGCACGAGAAGCAACGCGCCAACGAGCGCGCCGCCGAACTCATCCGGTTCGCCGGGCGGCGCGGCACGCTCGCCGGCGTCATCGGCCTCGTCGTGCTGCTGCTCACCCGCTGGGCGGTGGCGGGCATCGCCGCGGGCGTCCTCGTCTTCTTCTGGGACCGGCTCTTCGGCGGTGCCGCGCAGGAGCGCACCGCCATGCGCCGCGTGGAGGCGCTGGCCTCCTGGACCGAGTCCCTGCGTGACACCATCGCCGGCGCCGTCGGCCTGGAGCAGGCCATTCCCGCGTCCGCGCGGGCCGCCGCCCCGGTCCTGCGGCCCCACCTCGACGCACTCGTCGACCGGCTGCGCGCCCGCACCCCGCTGCCCGAGGCGCTGCAAGTGCTCGCCGACGAGATCGACGACGCCTCCGCCGACATCATCGTCGCCGCGCTGATCCTCAACGCCCGGCTGCGCGGCCCCGGTCTGCGGCAGGTGCTCGGCGCGCTAGCCAAGTCGGCGCGCGAAGAGGTGGACATGCGCCAGCGGGTGATGGCCCAACGCGCTTCCACCCGGCGCTCGGTACAGATCGTCGTCGCCGTGTCGGTCGCGTTCGTCCTCGGACTCGCCGTCTTCAACCGGGACTTCGTGGCACCGTACGGCACCCCCGTCGGACAGCTGGTCCTCTCCCTGGTCTGCGCCCTGTTCGCGCTCGGGTTCTGGTGGCTGCGCAAACTGTCCGTCATCGAGACTCCCGAACGCTTCCTGGTCCGGGACGAATCCGCGGTCCTGTTCGTACGGCCACGTACCCCGGCGGCCCAGGAAGAGGGGGTAGGGGGATGA
- a CDS encoding CpaF family protein, with protein MTAVDHQLVKRFRQDAGDRIAEQRRLDQASGVTPMSTEDERQYARAVIAQILEEHARAEINAGRAPLDAETEEQYAAAVHAALFGVGRLQPLLDDPEVENIDVNGCDQVFVGYADGREVTGEPVAESDEELIELIQVLGAYSGLSSRPFDAANPQLDLRLPDGSRLSAVMDVTRRPALSIRRARMGKVFISDLVGNGTLTPEVAHFMACAVRARKNIMIAGATNAGKTTLLRALANEIPPHERLITVERALELGLDTFPDLHPNVVAFEERLPNSEGQGAISMAELVRRSLRMNPSRVIVGEVLGDEIVTMLNAMSQGNDGSLSTIHANSSSEVFNRISTYALQASERLPIEASQMLIAGAVNFVVFIQRRNNYQTGGRLQRMVTSVREVNGVDGRVLSSEVFAEAPDGRVVPHAPIACLEDLMAHGYRPHGTWG; from the coding sequence ATGACCGCTGTCGACCACCAGCTGGTCAAGCGGTTCCGGCAGGACGCCGGTGACCGGATCGCCGAGCAGCGGCGGCTGGACCAGGCCAGCGGTGTCACGCCGATGTCCACGGAGGACGAGCGGCAGTACGCCCGCGCGGTGATCGCACAGATCCTGGAGGAACACGCCCGCGCCGAGATCAACGCGGGCCGTGCACCGCTGGACGCCGAGACCGAGGAGCAGTACGCCGCCGCCGTGCACGCGGCGCTGTTCGGCGTGGGACGGCTGCAGCCGCTGCTGGACGACCCCGAGGTCGAGAACATCGACGTCAACGGCTGCGACCAGGTCTTCGTCGGCTACGCCGACGGGCGCGAGGTCACGGGCGAGCCCGTGGCCGAGTCCGACGAGGAGCTCATCGAGCTGATCCAGGTGCTCGGCGCCTACTCCGGCCTGTCCTCCCGGCCCTTCGACGCGGCCAACCCGCAGCTGGACCTGCGGCTGCCCGACGGATCCCGGCTCTCCGCCGTCATGGACGTCACCCGGCGGCCCGCGCTGTCCATCCGCCGTGCCCGCATGGGCAAGGTGTTCATATCCGACCTCGTCGGCAACGGCACGCTGACACCGGAGGTCGCCCATTTCATGGCCTGTGCGGTCCGGGCCCGCAAGAACATCATGATCGCCGGTGCCACCAACGCCGGCAAGACCACCCTGCTGCGGGCGCTCGCCAACGAGATCCCGCCCCACGAGCGGCTCATCACCGTCGAGCGTGCCCTGGAGCTCGGCCTCGACACCTTCCCCGACCTGCACCCGAACGTCGTCGCGTTCGAGGAGCGGCTGCCCAACTCCGAGGGACAGGGCGCCATCTCGATGGCGGAGCTGGTGCGCAGGTCGCTGCGCATGAACCCGTCCCGCGTCATCGTCGGCGAGGTGCTGGGCGACGAGATCGTGACCATGCTGAACGCGATGTCGCAAGGAAACGACGGCTCGCTGTCCACGATCCACGCCAACAGCTCCAGCGAGGTCTTCAACCGTATTTCGACGTACGCGTTGCAGGCGTCCGAGCGGCTGCCCATCGAGGCCAGCCAGATGCTGATCGCGGGCGCGGTCAATTTCGTCGTCTTCATCCAACGGCGCAACAACTACCAGACCGGCGGCCGACTGCAGCGCATGGTCACCTCCGTCCGCGAGGTCAACGGCGTCGACGGCCGCGTGCTGTCCAGCGAGGTCTTCGCCGAGGCCCCCGACGGACGGGTCGTACCGCATGCGCCCATCGCCTGCCTGGAGGACCTGATGGCCCATGGTTACCGGCCCCACGGAACCTGGGGGTGA